The window GGTCACCGTCACGGCCTTTCCGGTGAGCGCCTGGGTGAAGGGTGCCGCAACCGGCGTGCCCTCCCGGGTCACCTGCAGGTCCTGAACGGACTCGCCGCCTTCCATGGCCGAGCCGTACCACTTGCCGCCACGCGAGAGCACTGCGCCCTGTCCGCCCTGAGGGTTGATGAGCCGGGTGCCGTCATACTCGGCGGTGGTGATGGTCCAGCCGGCCTTGGCGGCCATCACCCAGCGGCTCTTGCCCGACTGCACCACAAGCTCGCCCTGGGGGACTTCGGCGATCGCGCAGGCCGCACAAAGCAGCAGGCCCAGGCATACGAGAGATGGCTTCATTGCGTCTCACTCCGTCCGTGAAAGGTGGCGCCCAATCCAGCCCGCAGAAGGAGCAACCTGCGAGCCCTGGAGTCAGCCGCCTACCAAAAGGCGGCGTGATGGCGGAATCGACCGCACCACGCCGCCCGGAGGCGACGTCTGAAACTGTACGTCTCGTGGGTCAGGCTAGATCTTGTGCTTCATCCAAAGCAGGCACTTCTCGTAGCCGAGGCCGTCGCCTTCCTTGCCCTCATACTCGGCGGTCCAGGCGTAGTCGTAGCCGACGCCCTTCAGCAGTTCGACGACGAGCTCGAGGTTGATCTCGCCATTGCCGAGGTCCTTGCCGCGGTAATCCGGGCGCGGGCCGAAGCCGTCCTTCATGTGGGTGTGAAGGACCCACGGGGCGACCTCGCGGTAGAAGCGATCGCAGTCCTCCAGCGAGTTGCCGAACCAGCGGACGTTCATGGTGTCGAGGTTCGAGCCCACGATGCCGGGGGCGTTGACGTTCTTGAGCACGCCGAGCATGACGTCGATGTTGTTGCTCACGACGCCGTGGTTGTCGATGGCGTACTTGAGACCCATGGACTTGAGGAAGTCGAGGCTGCGCAGGCAGCAGCCGGTGATGGCCTCGGTCCACTTCTCCTCGGGTACGGAATCCTTGGGCTGGCCGCCCTCGGTGCGGATCACGTTGCAGTCCATCATGAGGACCAGTTCGCCGATGCGCTTCATGCGGGCGACCTGGGCGTCAACGGCAGCCTCGTCGAGCACGACGAAGTCGTTGCGGGAAGCCACGGCGCTGACCTTCATTCCGTACTTCTCGACCAGGCGCTTGGCCTCTTTGGTGGTGGCGATTGGATCCTGGGTCTCGTCCGGCCACA is drawn from Armatimonadia bacterium and contains these coding sequences:
- a CDS encoding sugar phosphate isomerase/epimerase; the encoded protein is MMYGVIHYNAPGANLEEFLAWASGAGFESTELQINDLWPDETQDPIATTKEAKRLVEKYGMKVSAVASRNDFVVLDEAAVDAQVARMKRIGELVLMMDCNVIRTEGGQPKDSVPEEKWTEAITGCCLRSLDFLKSMGLKYAIDNHGVVSNNIDVMLGVLKNVNAPGIVGSNLDTMNVRWFGNSLEDCDRFYREVAPWVLHTHMKDGFGPRPDYRGKDLGNGEINLELVVELLKGVGYDYAWTAEYEGKEGDGLGYEKCLLWMKHKI